A window of the Pangasianodon hypophthalmus isolate fPanHyp1 chromosome 12, fPanHyp1.pri, whole genome shotgun sequence genome harbors these coding sequences:
- the lsm5 gene encoding U6 snRNA-associated Sm-like protein LSm5, giving the protein MAATPASNPSQLLPLELVDKCIGSRIHIVMKNDKEIVGTLLGFDDFVNMVLEDVTEFEITPEGRRITKLDQILLNGNNITMLIPGGEGPEV; this is encoded by the exons ATGGCGGCAACACCGGCTTCAAACCCCTCACAGCTGCTACCCCTTG agCTGGTGGATAAATGTATCGGCTCCCGAATTCACATCGTCATGAAAAACGATAAAGAGATCGTTGGAACCTTGCTGGGGTTCGATGATTTTGTCA ACATGGTGCTCGAGGACGTCACCGAGTT TGAGATCACACCTGAGGGACGACGGATAACAAAACTGGATCAGATTCTCCTCAACGGGAACAACATCACCATG TTAATCCCGGGAGGAGAAGGACCAGAAGTGTGA
- the psme2 gene encoding proteasome activator complex subunit 2: protein MSKFKISRDNELKVQNYRHSLYQKAEDLFSNHIPKKISQLDNLIQEEELCVSDLSSLHAPLDIPIPDPPSPEEEEMETDKNEEDEKKKKRPVCGFIKGNEKIMKLLDVVKPEITGLKETCITVSCWISLLIPKIEDGNDFGVAIQEKILERIAAVKTKLEGFQTNINKYFSERGDAVAKASKEMHVMDYRSLVHEKDEAAYCEIRVILLDIRGYYAELYDIISKNLEKVVNPKGEEKPCMY, encoded by the exons ATGTCCAAGTTTAAGATCAGCCGTGACAACGAGCTCaag GTTCAGAACTACCGCCATTCACTGTATCAGAAG gCAGAAGATCTTTTCTCTAATCATATTCCCAAGAAGATTTCGCAGCTGGACAATCTAATTCAG gaGGAAGAACTGTGTGTCTCGgatctctcttccctccatgcACCTCTTGACATTCCCATTCCTGATCCTCCAAGCCCAGAAGAGGAG GAAATGGAGACAGATAAGAATGAAGAAgacgagaagaagaagaaac gTCCTGTGTGTGGCTTCATCAAAGGAAATGAGAAGATCATGAAGCTGCTGGACGTGGTGAAGCCTGAAATCACGGGTCTTAAAGAGACGTGCATCACT GTTTCCTGCTGGATTTCACTGCTGATTCCTAAGATTGAGGACGGAAACGACTTTGGAGTCGCAATTCAG gagaAGATCCTGGAGCGAATTGCAGCTGTGAAAACCAAACTGGAGGGATTTCAGACCAATATTAACAA gtatttCTCAGAGCGAGGCGACGCAGTAGCCAAAGCCTCCAAAGAAATGCATGTG ATGGACTACCGCTCACTCGTCCACGAGAAAGATGAAGCAGCGTACTGCGAGATCCGGGTCATCTTACTCGACATCCGCGGATATTAC GCGGAGCTGTATGATATCATCAGTAAGAACCTGGAGAAGGTGGTGAACCCAAAAGGAGAAGAGAAACCCTGCATGTACTGA